From the Sanguibacter sp. HDW7 genome, the window CGAGGACCATCTCGTAGACCGTGAGGACCTCGTCCGTGACGACCGACCAGTCGTAGCGACGCACGGCGGTCTCGCCGCGGGCCGCGACCTCGGCACGACGCCCGTCGTCGGCAAGGACCTCGAGGAGGGTGCGCGCGAGGTCGTCGCTGTCGCCCGTGCGGAAGAGGACGCCCGCCTCCCCCTCGTCGAGCACCCGACGGAACGCGCCGAGGTCGCTCGCGACGACGCACGTGCCCGCGCTCATCGCCTCGACGAGGACGATGCCGAAGCTCTCGCCGCCTGTCTGCGGCGCGACGTAGACGTCGGCCGAGGTGAGCAGTGCCGCCTTGTCCTCGTCCGAGATCCCGCCGAGGAACTCGACGTGCCGTGCGAGCGGTCCGAGCTCGGTGATCGCGGCGTCGCGGCCGGCGTCCCCGCGGCCGGCGACGAGGAAGCGCGCGTCGGGGATGCGGGCCACGACCTCGCGCACGGCGCCGACGAGGACGGGCAGACCCTTGCGCGGCTCGTCGAGCCGTCCGAGGAACGCGATCGTCGGGGCCTCGGGCGTACCCGTGAAGCGGGCATCACGCTGCGCCGCGCGGAACGGCTCGACATACACGCCGTTCGGGATGACGACAGCGTCGCCGCCGAGGTGGTCGATGAGCGTGCGGCGCGCATCCTCCGAGACGGCGATCCGAGCGTCGATCTTCTCGAGCGCGGGCCGCACGAGCGGCGAGACCATCTGCAGCGCACGTGAGCGCACCATCGACGTGTGGAACGTCGCGACCGTCGGCCCCGTCGCGTTCCACAGGGCTAGCAGCGAGAGGCTCGGGGTCACGGGCTCGTGGAGGTGGAGCACGTCGTAGTCGCCCTGGTCGAGCCAGCGCCGCACCTTGGCAGCGACGAGCGGCCCGAACGAGAGCCGCGCGACCGACCCGTTGAACCGCAGCGGCACCGAGCTTCCCGTGGACGTCATGTACGACGGGATC encodes:
- a CDS encoding glycosyltransferase family 4 protein, yielding MSVPLGGRRLRVGIVCPYSYDVPGGVQYHVRDLAEALMARGHEVGVLIAADDDTEIPSYMTSTGSSVPLRFNGSVARLSFGPLVAAKVRRWLDQGDYDVLHLHEPVTPSLSLLALWNATGPTVATFHTSMVRSRALQMVSPLVRPALEKIDARIAVSEDARRTLIDHLGGDAVVIPNGVYVEPFRAAQRDARFTGTPEAPTIAFLGRLDEPRKGLPVLVGAVREVVARIPDARFLVAGRGDAGRDAAITELGPLARHVEFLGGISDEDKAALLTSADVYVAPQTGGESFGIVLVEAMSAGTCVVASDLGAFRRVLDEGEAGVLFRTGDSDDLARTLLEVLADDGRRAEVAARGETAVRRYDWSVVTDEVLTVYEMVLAASNATVRVDDAAGGTGRLLGVEGSGS